In the Actinomycetota bacterium genome, CCGACGCGCTCGGCGGCGGGGTGTCGTGCGGCGAGAAGGGCGGCGTGCTGCTGCTCACGGACGCCTCGTCGTTGTCGCCCGAGGCGGCCGCGTTCATCACGGCGCACCCGGACCTCGCGGCGGTCGCCGTGTTCGGCGGCGCCGGCGCGGTGGCCGACGCCGTCCTCGCGCAGATCGCCGCCCTGCTGTAGCGTGCGGGGCATGCCTCTGCTCGAAGCCCGATCGCTCACAGCCGCGTTGCCGTGCGAGGACGGCCCGCGCGTCGTCCTCGACGGCGTGTCCCTGCACGCCGAAGCCGGCGAGGTCGTCGACGTCGCGGGCCCGTCCGGTGCGGGCAAGACCACGCTGCTGCGCGCGCTCGCGCGCCTGCTGCCGGGCGCGTCCGGCGACCTCGCGCTCGACGGCCGCGCGGCCGCGGAGGTCCCGCCGGCCGAGTGGCG is a window encoding:
- a CDS encoding cell wall-binding repeat-containing protein — translated: MGEGWLGDGFAGVATGVSFADALGGGVSCGEKGGVLLLTDASSLSPEAAAFITAHPDLAAVAVFGGAGAVADAVLAQIAALL
- a CDS encoding ATP-binding cassette domain-containing protein, yielding MPLLEARSLTAALPCEDGPRVVLDGVSLHAEAGEVVDVAGPSGAGKTTLLRALARLLPGASGDLALDGRAAAEVPPAEWR